Proteins encoded in a region of the Kryptolebias marmoratus isolate JLee-2015 linkage group LG14, ASM164957v2, whole genome shotgun sequence genome:
- the crb2a gene encoding protein crumbs homolog 2a: MELGKVRLNLRTVLLTMMMFKWGTLCRAASDKCLSTPCQNGATCVDTEDDYACICARDGVHYMGKRCDELYDACFFAPCEDCTSIPGTTEYHCICPDGFMGDNCTEEIDECLSNPCFEPRSLCVDQINGYFCRCSAGYGGHDCRTHVTDCIDEPCKNNGSCALQPDGFECLCEPGFSGKTCEEDVDECLSEPCQNGAICVNGVAEFFCFCVPGFQGFNCEIDINECASQPCENNATCINEKDHYECECLEGFTGVNCQTELDECESNPCQNGATCLDLIGMYSCECLPGFDSTNCEVDVDECASEPCQNDASCRDMVNSYKCDCSNTGFEGDNCEVDISECASDPCQHGATCLEGVKGYACLCWPGYEGPNCEMDIDECAEKPCENDGECFERSDLSPWELDWELSFADAAGYVCQCQPGFAGENCSVNIDECESEPCHNGGTCEDKISGYICACPVGFLGKLCELDINECESEPCQNGGLCEDGRASYTCHCPEPQPGELPWGGRHCDVKLYGCVGHKCQNGATCLPNLEDGKHGHACLCPHGFYDAQCSTTTTFSLSTPGFIHIQVALKERTRREVEHHAHQGLGVQLRFRTTMPKMLLFYRGDMDNYLLLEIVKGGLHAKAFSEESEMDVTFPGLVSDGEWRDIHVLLDTNSLVLTLKGPGCQGHGCTVKDGSAEEPPFQSSKAFTDVYIGGAPNELLQLSISGTGFIGCIEDLIIDSKYILPQMLPGDQRYDLGCSKNEWCKPDPCNGHGHCVDLWTTYQCDCYRPFYGESCSEEFLSWTYSHEDTMSFSVYNVGQSHGSNFNVSFFLRSLKPDGLLFQLRRPTVGAEGEVYFSVYLSMGRVFVSSLPNGTPLIAPIFVTTGDKQFLFMEVKHGHVIVDHAGLNYGIGEIPEVTVSSGDQAYVGGLPRNWDSDKWGGHFKGCLQDLRLDLMHLDLDGWSNSNKKVYLSSNAKNVKEGCISDNTCKINPCQNGGHCIITFNDFTCSCLEQYTGKTCETRMWCVSDPCVNGGHCVDLPDGYECLHNATFDNNPVQYSTGGSLMEPIAYIYMELRTQSENAVLLRATSSTDLLIVGLVDFSVWVEFHSGNNAETLTFKGTFQVADGRWHRVNISMADKRQKASPWIISVDGIIDASSKPKRTGTVGFLNRKGVLLTVAESFKGCLGAVRLEGTYIPFADVSRAPQTSQFHLVGRTKIHLGCSSAPVCDSDPCLNGAMCEDLFNKFGCVCQAGWEGEQCETDTDDCASQPCVHGRCKDYLAGFECRCDPGYAGMHCDEDINECEHHACEHGGTCQDGPNMYTCVCPKDYRGPRCQWEYPPIQCDKDVQCANDGVCHDGLWGANCTCMPGFTGSRCEKETDECESNPCQNGGSCLDRYNMFFCECPLGYSGPTCDSNKQAYNEGIPWLMVTVPLLCLFILILTICLTFMVLTARKKRQSEGAYNPSAQEVAGARLEMGSMLKVPPEERLI, translated from the exons gaACCCTCTGCAGAGCAGCATCAGACAAGTGTTTGTCTACACCATGCCAAAATGGAGCCACTTGTGTGGACACCGAGGATGACTACGCCTGTATCTGTGCCAGAGATGGTGTGCATTACATGGGGAAAAGATGTGATGAACTTTATGATGCCTGCTTCTTTGCCCCATGTGAAGACTGCACCAGCATTCCTGGTACGACAGAATACCATTGTATTTGCCCAGATGGATTTATGGGTGACAACTGCACAGAGGAAATAGATGAGTGTCTGAGCAACCCTTGCTTTGAGCCTCGTTCTCTGTGTGTAGACCAAATAAATGGGTACTTCTGCAGGTGCTCTGCTGGGTATGGAGGTCATGACTGCAGGACACATGTGACTGACTGCATTGATGAACCCTGCAAGAACAATGGCAGCTGTGCCTTACAACCAGATGGTTTTGAATGCCTCTGTGAGCCGGGTTTCTCAGGAAAGACCTGTGAAGAAGATGTGGATGAGTGTTTATCAGAACCTTGTCAGAATGGTGCTATTTGTGTAAACGGGGTAGCAgagttcttttgtttctgtgtgccTGGTTTTCAGGGTTTCAACTGTGAAATCGACATTAACGAGTGTGCTTCACAGCCCTGTGAGAACAATGCAACCTGCATCAATGAAAAGGATCACTATGAGTGTGAGTGCCTGGAAGGCTTTACAG GAGTGAACTGTCAAACTGAATTGGATGAGTGTGAGTCAAACCCCTGCCAGAACGGAGCCACCTGCCTTGATTTAATTGGCATGTACTCTTGTGAGTGTTTGCCTGGATTCGACAGCACCAACTGTGAGGTGGATGTCGACGAGTGTGCCAGTGAGCCCTGTCAGAATGATGCATCCTGCCGTGACATGGTGAACAG CTACAAATGTGACTGCAGTAATACAGGATTTGAGGGGGACAACTGTGAAGTGGATATTTCTGAGTGTGCCTCTGATCCTTGCCAGCATGGTGCCACATGTTTAGAAGGAGTCAAAGGatatgcatgtttgtgttggccaG GTTATGAAGGACCCAACTGTGAAATGGATATAGATGAGTGTGCTGAAAAGCCCTGTGAGAATGATGGGGAGTGTTTTGAGCGCTCAGATCTATCTCCCTGGGAGTTGGACTGGGAGCTTAGCTTTGCAGACGCAGCTGGATATGTCTGCCAGTGTCAGCCAGGTTTTGCAG GAGAGAACTGCTCTGTAAACATTGATGAATGTGAATCTGAACCCTGTCATAATGGAGGCACTTGTGAGGATAAGATCAGTGGTTACATCTGTGCATGCCCTGTTGGCTTTTTGG GTAAACTGTGTGAATTGGACATTAATGAATGTGAGAGTGAGCCCTGTCAAAATGGTGGCTTGTGTGAAGATGGCAGAGCATCCTACACTTGTCATTGTCCTGAACCTCAGCCAGGTGAACTTCCTTGGGGAGGTCGTCACTGTGATGTTAAACTGTATGGATGTGTAGGCCATAAATGTCAAAACGGAGCAACCTGCCTTCCAAATCTAGAGGATGGAAAGCATGGGCATGCATGCTTGTGTCCTCATGGCTTCTATGATGCACAGTGctccacaacaacaacattttctttgtccACTCCTGGATTTATTCACATTCAAGTTGCTCTAAAAGAACGAACTCGCAGGGAGGTTGAGCACCACGCTCACCAAGGTCTCGGGGTACAGCTTCGCTTCCGAACAACAATGCCCAAAATGTTGCTCTTCTACAGAGGTGATATGGATAACTATCTCCTTCTGGAGATTGTTAAGGGTGGTCTTCATGCAAAAGCCTTTTCTGAAGAGTCTGAAATGGATGTAACATTTCCAGGGCTGGTTAGCGACGGAGAATGGAGAGATATTCATGTGCTTTTGGATACCAACAGTCTTGTCTTGACTCTGAAAGGCCCGGGCTGTCAAGGGCATGGGTGCACAGTTAAAGATGGTAGTGCTGAAGAACCTCCATTCCAATCCTCTAAAGCCTTTACAGATGTTTATATAGGTGGAGCACCAAATGAACTTTTGCAGCTCTCAATAAGTGGAACAGGATTTATTGGATGTATTGAAGACCTTATAATTGACTCCAAATACATCCTACCCCAAATGCTTCCAGGGGATCAACGTTATGATTTAGGATGTAGTAAGAATGAATGGTGTAAGCCTGACCCTTGCAACGGGCATGGACACTGTGTAGACCTCTGGACCACCTACCAATGTGACTGCTACCGTCCCTTCTATGGTGAAAGCTGCTCTGAAG AATTCCTATCATGGACTTACAGTCATGAGGACACAATGAGTTTTAGTGTCTACAATGTAGGACAGAGCCATGGAAGCAACTTCaatgtttctttcttcctgAGGTCATTAAAGCCAGACGGACTGCTGTTCCAGTTGAGGAGACCCACTGTAGGAGCTGAGGGAGAGGTCTACTTCTCAGTCTACCTAAGTATGGGTAGAGTTTTTGTCAGCTCTCTGCCTAATGGCACCCCACTGATAGCTCCAATTTTTGTGACCACTGGAGATAAGCAGTTTCTTTTTATGGAAGTCAAACATGGACATGTGATTGTTGATCATGCAGGCCTTAACTATGGCATAGGTGAGATCCCTGAAGTGACTGTCAGCAGTGGTGATCAGGCTTATGTTGGAGGACTTCCAAGAAATTGGGACTCGGATAAGTGGGGGGGACATTTCAAAGGTTGCCTCCAGGATCTTCGTTTGGACTTGATGCATTTGGATCTGGATGGCTGGagtaactcaaacaaaaaagtcTATTTATCAAGTAATGCTAAAAATGTGAAGGAAGGCTGTATCAGTGACAATACATGTAAG ATCAACCCTTGTCAAAATGGAGGACATTGCATCATTACATTCAATGATTTTACTTGCTCTTGTCTGGAGCAGTACACGGGAAAGACCTGCGAAACACGTATGTGGTGTGTTAGTGATCCTTGTGTCAATGGCGGCCACTGTGTGGATCTTCCCGATGGATATGAAT GTTTGCACAATGCCACATTTGACAATAACCCTGTGCAGTACAGCACCGGAGGCTCTTTGATGGAACCCATCGCTTACATTTACATGGAGCTGCGGACTCAATCAGAGAATGCTGTGCTCCTAAGGGCCACCTCGAGCACTGACCTGCTGATAGTGGGTCTGGTGGATTTCTCAGTTTGGGTGGAGTTTCACAGTGGCAACAACGCTGAGACACTGACCTTTAAAGGGACTTTTCAAGTGGCCGATGGACGCTGGCACCGTGTGAACATTTCTATGGCTgataaaaggcaaaaagcaTCCCCTTGGATCATCTCTGTCGATGGAATCATAGATGCCAGCAGCAAGCCAAAGCGCACAGGAACTGTTGGTTTTCTCAACAGGAAGGGGGTCCTACTAACTGTTGCAGAGAGTTTTAAAGGCTGCCTGGGTGCAGTGAGGCTTGAAGGTACCTATATACCTTTCGCAGATGTGAGTAGAGCTCCACAGACCTCTCAGTTTCATTTAGTTGGAAGAACAAAGATTCACTTGGGCTGCTCCAGTGCCCCGGTTTGTGATTCAGATCCTTGTCTAAATGGAGCCATGTGTGAAGACCTCTTCAATAAATTTGGCTGTGTATGTCAAGCTGGTTGGGAGGGAGAGCAATGTGAGACAGACACTGACGATTGTGCGTCCCAGCCTTGTGTTCATGGGAGGTGTAAGGACTACTTGGCTGGTTTTGAGTGTCGTTGTGACCCTGGTTATGCTGGCATGCACTGCGATGAGGATATCAATGAGTGTGAGCATCATGCTTGTGAACACGGAGGGACCTGTCAGGACGGACCCAACATGTACACCTGTGTATGTCCAAAGGACTACAGGGGCCCTCGTTGCCA GTGGGAATATCCTCCAATACAGTGTGACAAAGACGTCCAGTGTGCGAATGATGGAGTCTGCCATGACGGGCTGTGGGGAGCTAACTGTACATGCATGCCAGGTTTCACAGGCAGCAG GTGTGAAAAGGAGACTGATGAATGTGAGTCCAACCCTTGTCAGAACGGGGGATCCTGTTTGGATCGCTAcaacatgtttttctgtgaatgCCCACTTGGCTACAGTGGTCCAACCTGTGATAGTAAT AAGCAAGCCTATAACGAGGGGATCCCCTGGCTGATGGTAACCGTGCCGCTGCTCTGCCTCTTCATCCTGATACTAACCATCTGTTTGACCTTCATGGTACTCACAGCGAGGAAGAAGCGCCAGTCGGAGGGGGCGTATAACCCCAGTGCTCAGGAAGTGGCTGGAGCCCGGCTGGAGATGGGCAGCATGCTGAAGGTCCCACCAGAGGAAAGACTCATCTGA